In the genome of Leopardus geoffroyi isolate Oge1 chromosome B1, O.geoffroyi_Oge1_pat1.0, whole genome shotgun sequence, the window AAGCGACAGAGATGGGTGGGAGTGCTGGAGGAAGGCCAAAGGGTCTCCAGGGAAGTGAGCCAAAAGACCAGggggtaggaagaaaaaaagaaggaaaacagacgAGATGGGAAGTCCCTGTGCAACTGACGGGTGCTGCCCCAGGAGAAAAGGGGGTGGGGCGCaatagtgattattattattgcccCAAGCTAAGGGACTGAGTGCTGAGTGAAGCCCGCCCAGCGCCCTGCGTGGACCTTCAGTCCCCAGAGCtgcctgggtggggagggaagaaagctCCCGACAGGCACCGGTTGCCAGCAGCTGGAGGCAGGTGGACCCAAACTGCTCAAGCTCCTCGCCCGGAGTTCATGCCCCAGCACGCAACCTTCCCTTGCACACAGGTTCAGTGAGTGCCCACCCTCTACTGGGCcctgaaaagaacaaagcccTGTTCTCCTGAGGCTTTCCAATccggtgagggaggggcaggaaataaACTAATGAAAGAGATGGGCACTGGGACAAACAAACCGAAGGAAGGTGCTGTAAGGGACTCAAGACTGAACGGGTCAAGGAGGCGGCCAAGTGGGTCACTCCATGGAGTGGTGAcggcctgtgcaaaggccctgaggtaggaaggGCTATGAATTGAACACGCAAGCAAAAGCTGTCTTCAGACGGGCCAGCTCAGAAAGCTCGCTTACCACAGTGTTTTCTAGGAAGATACTTGAAGACATGCAACACGGAGAATGACGCGAGGTCTAGGAGGCAGGGCTCTAAACCAGGGGCTCTACCCCTTCAGGGCAGGCAGTGGGCAGTAGGAGTGCCCAGCTGGCTGGGAGCAGGAGGGCAAGGGCCTGGCAAGGGGCAGAGGAGTGACTTGAAGGTAAGGACGTGACAACGGCAGACAGCACTGAGACACTAAGGCACCATCAAGCCCAGAAAACACAAAAGCTGTCGTAGAGATGCTTCATTTCCAGTTCACTGCTTAGGGGAGAGTCATGTTTACACACGGTCGTGGCAAGTGCTCTTGATGGCCTCTGCCTCAGATGCGCAGGAGAGCCACGTCCCAGCTCCGGGACGGCGGTTAGCCTCGCAAGACTAAACTTGCAAGTTGTCCGTGCCgactctccccacctccactccccgCCACGAAACCTCCATTCAGGCCTTCCCCACCCACAACTGACCCTGTTCTTACCAAGGCCGACAACGACCGGTGTTTGTTCTGGTGGTCCAGAACCAGGCTTGGCCCTCGCTTGACCTCAGCAGCACGTGACACGTGGACCCCTCCTTTCTAACCAAAGCCCTCACCTGTCTCAGGGCTCTTCCTGCCTCATGgctgccccctctcctctgggGCCCCTCATCTCTCTTCCCTCTTGGCCCTCACCTCTGCTCTGGTCGCCCCCAGGCCACAGGGTCTTGGCCAGCACCTGTGTTCCTGaccttctctccccagcccctttcCCAGGCACATCTACCCAGTTGCTCCCTGGACCTCTCTGTCGCCTCGAGGGGTCCAGAACATACCCCAAGACTAGCATGGCAGGCAGAGCAGCATCCTGGCCCCTCCACCTgccaccccaggccctgcctgcgGGGCTCGGGCCCCTACTTCCTCCCCAAGGGTGCTCCCAGGAGAGGCTTTCTGACCCTTGGCCGTCCTGATCTTTCACAGTAATAGAAACCCCAATTTGTGCCAGGGCTTGTGGCTGCCCacaaaatacaggatgcccagttaaatttaaatttcggATATATGAATAACTTGTAGTATAAATATGTCCGAAATATTGCATGGGACTGACATGCTTCTACTTAAAGAGTACGTACACTAGAAGTACTTGTACTTTCTATACTGAAAAGTCCCCGCCGATCCCAGATCTGTATTTGCTACATCTGACCACCCAAGCAGAGAACACAGGGTGCATCCCACCGAAGCCAGCCAACGGAATGCCAGCACCCTCTGGGCGGGCCCCGGGGGAAGAGGCACTTGCCTcagccacccctctgccccatccTGGGGCCCCAGGACATTAGAATTCTGATGctatgcgcccccccccccccaccgtgtaCCTCGCTCATTTCCAGAATCGAGAGCCGGTCTAAGCTTCAGATGGCTTCGGCACCCCTTTGTCTTTCCCTGGCCTGCTTTAGAGACACCGTCGCTGCTAAGGCGGTTACCTCAACCTCCCACCGCGACCAAGGTAGGACTCTGGTTTTGCTCACCGTGGTCCAGACACCTGCATGCTCACCTGCAGGCCAGGCACTTGCAGGCGGAAAAGCACTGAGGGCGGAACAGGCCACAGGGTGGGAGCACCGCCTTGAGGAGCTcagaggcccagagggagggTCTGAGCGAAAGTGTGCGCACGAACCCTGACAGGGACAAGCTGGGGGTGGAGAGTCGGGAGCCCCTCTCTGGGAGCCGACCGGACCAGAAACCCCCACTCACCTGCCCACCACAGCTGCCAACACACCTGGCCTCCTGCCTGGCACTATTCATGGGTGGGTGACGACGGGCCCGTTACCCACAGGCACAACACTCCTATCCAGATTCCAATTCTCTGGTGCCCGGGAGCTGGGCTCAGGCTATGGGAGGGGCCCAGCAGGCTGGGTGGAGACCGTGGGGACCATGCCGGCCCTCCCTTCCCGGAGGAGCTTCCCgggctgccctccctctcccagcaGCCACGGCAGGCTAGGCTCCGTGGGGGTCCACGGGCTGGGCCTCCACGGAGCTCCCACCAGAGCCATCCCCAGGACAGTGCAGGGGAGCCCTTGGGGGCTCAGCACCGGGGCAGCTGTTCCAGGGGACCGGGCCAACTTCTGTGATCCCCTGGCCTCAAAACAAGGGCAGGCAGGCAAGGAAGCAGGTCTCTGAAGGCGGACTGGCAGTGGCCACGGTGCCTGTGGGTCCAGGTCCACACGTGTGGCCACGCATGCCCATCTGCTTGGCACTGGCGCTGGTGTGCAGCAGGTGCCCAGTGGGCCTCAGCCCAAATGGGACAGCTGGGGGTCCAAGACCCACAGAGGAGCCCACCCAGGGACGCGGGGGGCGATGCAGGTGGGCTGTGGTGGCCAGAACAGGGAGACAGGACACGGCATGCTGGGCTGGGCATTTATTGATGAGGGGACAGTGGTGTCTGAGGATCCTCAGCGCCCGGCAGGCCAGCAGGCACACAGGGCCCGGCGCTCGGCCTGCAGCAGGAGGGTCTCCGTCTGCAAAGCAACAAGGGGCGGTGAGGGAGGGCACTTGTACGACTGCTGCCCCCCACCAGCTCCCGTGGGCACTCTGCCCGTTTCCCCCCAAAACCCACAGGCGGTACCCTCTCCACCAGCTCCCCAGACCTCAGAGCCACACCCCCCCCCACGCCGCCTCCCCACCACTGATTGTCAGACCCTCTGCTACTGGGtgggcctcctctcctccccactcccctcttccAGGAGGGAAAGAGACTCTGGTTTCTGCCAGCACCGCAgtcctgccctgggccctgcacACGCGATCCCACTCCTGGACTACTTCTCACCGGCTCTCCTTCTATGCACATGCCCCTTCCCAGGCTGCCCCCAGCACCGGCCCAGGATGGGCTGGGGGCTGCTGCTCTCAGGAGCCTGGCCTCAGACTCTAGGAGATTCTGGATCCTCAGACCCTGGGGGGCAGTCTAGGCTTCAATCTGGGGAACCCTGGGGGGGCTGCCCAGAAAAGGGGATCAGAGTGGGGTCTCCCCTTCTTTCCACTCTTGGAcactctcccctttccccagagGAGTACCTATCTCTGTCCTAAGTGAAAactatcccccccaccccgccctctgCCAGACCGAGGGACAGCGCGGACATGGGAGAATGTGGGGAGGCTGTGTTCATTCCAGGTTTGGGAGGGTGATCCCTGTGCCCTGGGACCCTGTGTGCACACTCGTCCCTCCCCAGGTGAGGCTGGGGAGTGAGGAGCTTCCCAGACCAGACGGCTCTGCCCAACCCTCCCCCACCAAGCCCTTTCTGACTCCCTGCCCCAGTTTCCCCTCCCCACTGGGTCTCACTGCCCCGCGTAGGGAATGCTGAACTGAGGCTGGCGATGCCCGATGCCCGGTGGGGCTCACAGGGAATAAGGCCGAGaggcctgggggaggagaggcaccCTCCCTCACTGAGGCCAGAAACGGTGTGCCAGACGAGGGCGAGAAGATCGCGGGCGCTGCGGGAggtcctaccccacccccacccccgtccccgcCCTCAGGCAGCACCCCGAGCCAGTGGTCCGGCCAGGCCAGGCCCCCTCCTGGCCAGAGAGGCTCACCCTCGAGTCCAGGCTGTAGGCCGTCTTCCGAAGATCCTGCAGGGCGCGCTGCATGAACTCGAACGCGTGGCAGTCCACGCACGGGCGGCCTACGGAGATGCGCATCAGGGCGGCGAGAACGTGACCCTAGCCCGGTCCCACCCGTGCGCCCCCCACCCAAGGGGTGGCCCGAGCGCCGGACCGCGGCAGGGGCGCCGGGAACAATGGGGAGGCACGGCGCTCCCGCACACCCGGGTGGAGTCACGGCCCCGCGGGGACCCTCCGCGACGCACGTACTCTGCGCGGGGACGACGCTCCCAGCGGCGGGCTCGGCTCGGGTCTGGGAGCCCAGCAGCGCCACActcaacagcagcagcagcagccacggCGGCAGCGACCTCGGGAGCCTGCACGGAGGCGGGGGGGCCATGGCCGAGCGCAGGGAGCCGGGGCCGCCCTGCAGCAAAGCACAGGGGTCAGCCCGACCCGTTCACCCACCTGGGCGACGCCCCCCGCGCCCGCGACCCCTCCCAGCCCGCCCTCACCGGGGTTCACGGACTCCCACCCCGCCCACCCCGGGCCCGCGAACCTCTCCCACCCCGCCCTCACCCGGGCTCATggacaccccccccaccccgccctcacACCGGTTCATGGACCCCCTGCTCGCGGGGGTCCCCTCCCGGGCTCGCGAACCCCTCCCATCCGGCTCTCACCGGGGCTCatggacccccccccaccccgcccaccccgGGCCCGCGaacccctcccaccctgccctcaccccagTTTATGGACCTCCCCATCCTACCCCCGCCCCGAGCCCGTGAACCCCTCACACTTCGACACCCCATCCCCGGGCCTGCGaacccctcccaccccgccctcaCCCCCGTTCATGgaccccccgccccgtcccttCCCGGGCTCGCGAACCCCTCCCACCCCGCCATCAGCTAGGTCCCAagaccaccccccacctctgcacCCCGAGCCCGCGACCCGCCCCCCGGGCCCGCGAAcgccccaccccgccctcacCGCGGTTCAGGGACCCCGCGACAGCAGCGCGGGCGACTCGGGAAGACGTGCCGCGTCGGGCGCGTACCGCGCATGCGCTCCGACCAGACCCCGCCCGGGTCCCCCTTCCGCCGTCGTTGTCATGGGAACCCCGGGACTGCGCGAACCACCAGTTTAAAGGGACCGCGGAAGCTCCAAGACTCCGAGTTCTCAGCCCTGGCAGGAGCTGCGCTTGCAGCCCCCATCAGGCTCACAGGCGTTGGAGTCGGGAGGGCTGCCGGGAGGAGGCGGCATCTGGGCAGAACCTCCAGAGCCACTGCCGGCGGGAACCAAGCTGAGGAAGCGGGAAATTTGCTTCCAGCGGTGCGGGGTCTCGGGGTGTCCCTGGGGCCGATCCTGAGGGTGGGGCTCTATGCACTCTAGGAGCTGGGGAGGCTCCCCGCCGGTCGGTAGGGTCCGGTCGGGTTGGATTGCCCCGGGGAGATCAGGGCCAGGAGCGAGCCAGGCCGTGAGGCGGTGGGGAATCCACGCTCCCAGGTCTTCACTcggcccagcctggcccccgACCCTCCCGGCCAGGAAAGAAGCCCGCCGGCCCGCCAGGTCCTTCCTCTCCACCTTCGGTGCCCGGACACCTACTTGCCACTCCCCTTCCGCCCGCCTTTCCCAGCCTCCAGGTCCAACCACCTTCcccggctgtgtgacctcggaGGGGTAGCTTGGCTTCTCTGTGCCCTTTTCTCCCTCGTGGAAGCGCAGGGTTGTTGGAAGTAAAGAACCtcgcttgcccccccccccccctagtAGGTGCCCGATGCGCGCGGGCTTCAGGTCCTCGCCGGGCGGAGCTGTTCCCTCTGGGAAGGATGGGCTCCACTTGGCGTCCGCTTGCTGCCTCCAAGGCCCAGCACCTCCGGGGAAGGCGCCCCAGGTCCACGTCCCGGCCGCGTGAGTGCCAGAGAGCCCAGCGGCCCACGCTGTTCGGGGCAGCGCCCGGCCCCCTTCCCGAGCCTGCACGCCCTCCACCCCCTCCGCCGGGCCTGGGGTCAGCTGTGGCCCCGGCCGGACGCGGGCTTCCTGACCCAGGGGAGGGGCCCGTGCTCGTGACCGccaccctctcctcttccccgTCTGGCGGACGCCGGGCTCCCGGtctggggctctggggctgggggacTGCGGGCCGCGTTCCCGGACGTGCGCATTTCCGCGCCCTTCTTGGCCGGGAGCCCCACGTCCCGGTCGCGAACGGAGCCCAGAAGGCGGAGCCTTCTTGCGGGGCCACTCGGTTGAGACCTGCGCGCCGACGCCACACGGCATTGGCTTTTTCTACCTATGGGTCCCAAGCTTGTGACCTGCGCGGGTCCCCCGTCCGCGCACAGGCACAGGGCCGCGTCCACGCGCGGAGGGGGAACTAGCCCACCCAGAAGCAAGGCTCCGGCTAGACCTCGGGCAGCGGTGCTCTTGGAACCACGTTCTTCCCCGCACCGCTGCAGGCTTGTCGAGCGCGTTCTGCTCAGCGGGGAGCGGGTGCCGGTGCGCAGCGTCCCCAGCGTCCCTCCAACACCGCGGATCCATTATCGCGTACCTACCCCCCCTTCGCCGGCGCCCCGGGATCCTCTCCTTTGGGCTCACTTCATCGCACCTTCGCACCAGACCCTCCGGGGTCTAGACCCCCTGCCGCGGCCGTGCGCCCCCTAGCGGGGGGACCGCGCCGCCCGAGGGGGCAGCGGGATGTCGGAGATGGAACCTCGGGCGGCCCTCGGGGCTGCCAGGGTCTAGAGTGCCGAGGccacacgtgctctgtctctctgcatccCCCCAGCAGAGATGTCCCCTCGCCGCAGTCTGCttccccctccgcctccccctgccccgcctcaGGGCACCGGATGTTCCCTCTCAACTGGAGCCTTCTCTTCAGCGAACAGgctgtgatttattttctatCCAAACGAAACAAACCTCGCGAGTCGcgagcccccaccccacctccgccGCACCTCTTCTTTCTCTCGAGCCCACTCCTGCCCTGTCTGAATCCTCGCTGCCTTGACCCACCTGCGGAATCTGGGGACGGTcctcagtcccccccccccacgtgaCCATCAGCAGCCCCCGCAGTCCCCTTCCCCTCGGCGCTCCACCTCCGCCTGCACCCTCAGGGCGCGGCTGGGCAGACCTTTACCCCCCACTTCATGTCCCTCCTGAGGGTCCCGTCCTCTGTGACTGCTTCCGATTGCGGCTGTGAAGACCAGCCATGCAGCCTCGGATCCCACGTCCAGCC includes:
- the CB1H4orf48 gene encoding neuropeptide-like protein C4orf48 homolog — encoded protein: MAPPPPCRLPRSLPPWLLLLLLSVALLGSQTRAEPAAGSVVPAQSRPCVDCHAFEFMQRALQDLRKTAYSLDSRTETLLLQAERRALCACWPAGR